A window of the bacterium genome harbors these coding sequences:
- a CDS encoding transposase, with protein HFYTHPKRPQENGYVERFQRTIQEYFIDVYPLDSTDIDEFNKQMMLFLIWYNASKPHIGLNRDSPLEFIVKQYGKSPKESQMLWNYTPSLLFPHE; from the coding sequence CATTTCTACACCCATCCAAAGAGACCGCAAGAGAACGGCTATGTGGAGCGATTCCAGAGAACTATCCAAGAATATTTCATAGATGTATACCCGCTGGACTCAACGGATATAGACGAATTTAATAAGCAAATGATGTTATTCCTTATCTGGTATAATGCCTCAAAACCCCATATCGGTCTTAATAGAGATTCACCTTTAGAGTTTATAGTCAAGCAATATGGGAAATCTCCTAAGGAGTCCCAAATGTTATGGAATTATACACCATCTTTACTTTTTCCTCACGAATAG